A genomic region of Gemmata massiliana contains the following coding sequences:
- a CDS encoding NADH-quinone oxidoreductase subunit L, with protein MLDWFQSVPGRLYVIGTLLPLAAFAFLLTAGGIRSLCRPFRESAGFASKLYWLFGGDTPLKTGAYFATAFMAASATLGIIGLANFLTDPSVGEQRAARWSERVDWIRLGPLDSTSPPVWEIQHEADPQLPTPKPALALELGYKIDSLTAVVFAMVTVIGTLIFVFSLGYMKDETQKTVEDHTVTISPAHAKSEGSSESNPSPTPPPKGEGLKTAEDSGPPFPLERGAGGVGSEHFHRRGRFGRFFLYLSLFCFSMLNLVIADNLFQVFVSWELVGVCSFFLIGFYYERPSAGRAANKAFIVNRVGDAGFLIGILVAWTYLGTLNFDEMNHRVRSPERDSHRRLESANRFVRVNPSDERDRRGNPQYVLPKDGVGSHLALFPIVLPDHFDGIQSGGHRNGKASVPAAATYTTYGAIPYWLFVVMGLGIFMGCAGKSAQVPLQTWLPDAMEGPTPVSALIHAATMVAAGVYLVGRCHPLFAPEVLLTIAYIGAITLFISATIALVQTDIKRVLAYSTCSQLGFMMLALGIGGWVAGLLHLITHAFFKALLFLCSGSVIHGCHHEQDLRKMGGLKSKMPVTAFTMLIGVLAISGAPLLSGWYSKDMILSAALGYVSVHREHVLLFALPALTAGMTAYYMFRLWFLAFTGVPRDAHVHEHAHESPSVMTVPLVILALFSLGVAWGWPVWDAEASYLGHVLHKVEPISVSIGFAAEKQQEHHVHLIAGAIALVLAAVGALLAFHVFYRKTPAPGALYTRGPAWYRFLLRKWYFDEAYDAAVVNPTVRLAHTAAAFDKRPPVHDHPEPRAKPFDFFTLDGILNAIGQSAGALGRVFRDTQTGLIRSYVLALALTAALLLGMLTVLAK; from the coding sequence ATGCTCGACTGGTTCCAGTCCGTTCCCGGGCGCCTGTACGTGATCGGCACACTGTTGCCGCTCGCGGCGTTCGCGTTCTTGCTCACCGCGGGCGGAATTCGCTCACTGTGCCGACCGTTCCGCGAGTCCGCCGGGTTCGCGAGCAAGCTCTACTGGCTCTTCGGCGGCGACACGCCTCTGAAAACGGGCGCGTACTTCGCGACCGCGTTCATGGCCGCTTCCGCCACCCTCGGCATCATCGGCCTGGCAAACTTCTTGACCGATCCCTCCGTGGGCGAGCAGCGGGCCGCGCGATGGAGCGAGCGCGTCGACTGGATTCGCCTGGGGCCGCTCGATTCCACCTCCCCGCCCGTATGGGAAATCCAACACGAGGCCGACCCGCAACTCCCCACGCCGAAGCCGGCCCTGGCGCTCGAACTCGGGTACAAAATCGATTCCCTCACGGCCGTTGTCTTCGCAATGGTCACCGTAATCGGGACACTGATCTTCGTCTTCTCGCTCGGGTACATGAAGGACGAGACGCAGAAGACGGTAGAGGACCATACGGTGACCATCTCCCCTGCCCACGCAAAAAGCGAGGGCAGTTCGGAAAGCAACCCCTCCCCAACCCCTCCCCCAAAGGGAGAGGGGCTAAAAACCGCCGAGGATTCTGGCCCCCCCTTCCCTTTAGAGAGGGGGGCCGGGGGGGTAGGTTCTGAGCACTTCCACCGGCGCGGGCGGTTCGGGCGGTTCTTTCTGTACCTGTCGCTGTTCTGCTTCTCGATGTTGAACCTGGTGATCGCGGACAATCTGTTTCAGGTGTTCGTGAGCTGGGAACTCGTCGGCGTGTGCTCGTTCTTCCTCATCGGCTTCTACTACGAGCGCCCGAGCGCCGGGCGCGCCGCAAACAAAGCGTTCATTGTGAACCGCGTCGGGGACGCGGGGTTCCTGATCGGAATACTGGTCGCGTGGACGTACCTCGGGACGCTGAACTTCGACGAAATGAACCACCGGGTACGATCCCCGGAGCGCGACAGTCACCGGCGACTGGAGAGCGCCAACCGGTTCGTCCGCGTGAACCCTTCGGACGAGCGCGACCGGCGGGGGAACCCGCAATACGTATTGCCCAAAGATGGAGTCGGGTCGCACCTCGCGCTGTTCCCGATCGTGCTCCCCGACCACTTCGACGGTATCCAGTCCGGCGGGCACCGGAACGGTAAGGCGTCCGTACCAGCGGCCGCCACATACACGACCTACGGTGCGATCCCGTACTGGCTGTTCGTGGTGATGGGCCTCGGCATCTTCATGGGATGCGCGGGCAAGAGCGCACAAGTTCCGCTCCAAACGTGGCTCCCGGATGCGATGGAAGGCCCGACGCCCGTCAGCGCGCTCATCCACGCGGCCACAATGGTCGCTGCCGGCGTGTACCTCGTCGGCCGGTGCCACCCACTATTCGCGCCCGAAGTGCTGCTCACGATCGCGTACATCGGCGCGATCACGCTCTTTATCAGCGCAACAATTGCTCTGGTGCAAACGGACATCAAGCGCGTGCTCGCGTACTCTACGTGCAGCCAGCTCGGGTTCATGATGCTCGCACTCGGTATCGGCGGGTGGGTCGCGGGGTTACTGCACCTCATCACGCACGCCTTCTTCAAAGCGCTCTTGTTCCTGTGCTCCGGCAGCGTCATTCACGGCTGCCACCACGAACAGGACTTGCGAAAAATGGGCGGCCTGAAGTCGAAGATGCCGGTCACCGCGTTCACGATGCTGATCGGCGTACTGGCGATCTCCGGCGCGCCGCTCCTGAGCGGGTGGTACAGCAAGGACATGATCCTCTCGGCCGCACTGGGATACGTCAGCGTACACCGCGAACACGTGCTCCTGTTCGCGCTCCCGGCGCTGACCGCGGGGATGACCGCGTACTACATGTTCCGGCTCTGGTTCCTCGCGTTTACGGGCGTTCCGCGCGACGCACACGTTCACGAACACGCGCACGAATCGCCATCGGTCATGACCGTTCCGCTCGTCATTCTCGCGCTGTTCAGCTTGGGAGTCGCATGGGGTTGGCCGGTGTGGGACGCCGAAGCGAGCTACCTCGGCCACGTGCTGCACAAGGTCGAGCCGATCAGCGTGAGTATCGGCTTCGCTGCTGAAAAGCAGCAGGAGCACCACGTTCACTTGATTGCGGGAGCGATCGCGCTGGTGCTGGCCGCGGTGGGAGCACTTCTCGCGTTCCACGTCTTCTACCGGAAGACACCCGCCCCGGGCGCGCTGTACACCCGCGGCCCCGCGTGGTACCGGTTCCTCCTGCGGAAGTGGTACTTCGATGAAGCTTACGATGCCGCGGTAGTGAACCCGACGGTACGGCTCGCGCACACGGCGGCGGCGTTCGACAAACGCCCCCCGGTCCACGATCATCCCGAACCGCGGGCGAAACCGTTCGATTTCTTCACGCTCGACGGCATTTTGAACGCGATCGGCCAGAGTGCGGGTGCCCTGGGGCGCGTGTTCCGAGATACCCAAACCGGGCTTATCCGGTCCTACGTCCTCGCGCTGGCCTTGACTGCTGCGCTGTTGTTGGGGATGCTCACGGTTCTGGCGAAATGA
- a CDS encoding DUF3500 domain-containing protein, with protein sequence MMPAEPNLSCPDCESAPVSSTPSHAEPNLSLGRRDFIRVLGTTAAVAVTGGLTPLQKARAARAEKQAQAEAMIFELFKSMDADQKKKLVRPYHFTESGKGLPARLLTHNAADGKSRIGDEYTKKQVELLDRIFRAIGNGEEGYKQLSRNGRFDASNDFETIGALIYGEAVEGKKFSLVFCGHHLTVRCDGNSEEKTAFGGPLYYGHSPSGYATTNVFYKQTKSANELFGALSTEQRKTAVLPGKWKDEHAGVPVPGKDSTVPGIGFADMTRDQKELTQKVMAELVAPYRKEDGYEVMEIIKANGGMEKLAMAFYQEGKTNDKEPWSHWRLEGPGFVWSYRALPHVHTFVNITSNLS encoded by the coding sequence ATGATGCCCGCCGAACCGAACCTGTCGTGTCCCGATTGCGAATCCGCGCCCGTTTCTTCGACCCCGTCCCACGCGGAACCGAACCTTTCGCTCGGGCGCCGCGACTTCATCCGCGTACTCGGTACTACCGCTGCTGTCGCCGTGACCGGCGGGCTGACCCCGCTCCAAAAGGCCCGGGCCGCACGTGCCGAGAAGCAGGCGCAGGCCGAAGCGATGATTTTCGAGCTGTTCAAGTCGATGGACGCGGACCAGAAGAAAAAACTGGTGCGGCCGTACCACTTCACGGAGAGCGGGAAGGGGCTTCCGGCTCGGCTCTTGACGCACAACGCGGCCGACGGCAAGTCACGCATCGGCGACGAGTACACCAAGAAGCAGGTCGAACTGCTCGACCGGATCTTCCGCGCGATTGGGAACGGCGAAGAGGGGTACAAGCAACTGAGCCGCAACGGGCGGTTCGACGCGAGCAACGACTTCGAGACCATTGGCGCGCTGATCTACGGCGAAGCGGTGGAGGGGAAGAAGTTCTCGCTGGTGTTCTGCGGGCACCACCTCACGGTCCGGTGCGACGGCAATTCCGAAGAGAAGACCGCGTTCGGCGGCCCTCTGTACTACGGCCACAGCCCGAGCGGGTACGCGACCACCAATGTGTTCTACAAACAGACCAAGAGCGCGAACGAACTGTTCGGCGCGCTTAGCACGGAGCAACGCAAAACGGCCGTGCTACCGGGTAAGTGGAAAGACGAACACGCCGGCGTTCCGGTGCCGGGTAAGGATTCGACCGTTCCGGGCATCGGGTTCGCGGACATGACCCGGGACCAGAAGGAACTGACCCAAAAGGTGATGGCGGAACTGGTCGCCCCGTACCGCAAGGAGGACGGCTACGAGGTGATGGAGATCATCAAGGCGAACGGCGGGATGGAGAAACTGGCGATGGCCTTCTACCAGGAGGGCAAGACCAACGACAAGGAGCCGTGGAGCCACTGGCGGCTGGAAGGACCGGGGTTCGTGTGGAGCTACCGCGCGCTGCCGCACGTCCACACGTTCGTGAACATCACGAGCAATTTGAGCTAA
- a CDS encoding complex I subunit 4 family protein has protein sequence MPETDLTWLSILVFLPAVCAAGLFVFPSKWTEGMRWWATFGAAGTLSIALCVVVGYYNLLDRRLDANGKPGHSVHTRLDNRADKAASDAAQPIPKKLDSDDWVARRAWISIFNIQYALGVDGISLPLVVLTALVVLLAIVASWNIQESVRGYLALILLLETGVIGAFLALDFFLFYVSYELMLLPMYVLIGLWGGGNRKFAALKFVIYTLLGGVCLLVAMLALYSVNARDFVDQAEVKQRALDSHKKNPHVALDDAANQVEVHTFDFVTLSKAGRAAALVLSGQEDRLAVKTAVVEEPNKDDDPSKVKLFAPGVDRDAALARLKSQPVCTKQFQYFVFALLFLGFAVKVPIVPLHSWLPDAHVEAPTPVSMILAGVLLKLGGYGLIRVAFPVCPWAAAELAWWVGLVGVVSIVYGALVAMGQTDFKKLLAYSSVSHMGFVVLGLASWGSATRSQYWQWGVDGAMFQMVAHGITASALFFIVGVVYDRAHHRDLNRFGGLKEPMPLYAGLSAILFFASMGLPGLCGFVGEFCVFMGAWNFSPALAVPAVASVILTAAYLLWTWQRVYFGTNPATKDFPELSPREAVCLLPFALLAIGLGVVPSLLLFNWMDPSVAGWIENMAPLKP, from the coding sequence ATGCCCGAGACGGACCTCACCTGGCTATCGATCCTCGTGTTCTTACCGGCAGTGTGTGCGGCCGGATTGTTCGTGTTCCCGTCGAAGTGGACCGAGGGGATGCGCTGGTGGGCCACGTTCGGCGCGGCCGGTACGCTGTCGATCGCACTGTGCGTCGTCGTCGGGTACTACAACCTGCTCGATCGGCGCCTGGACGCGAACGGCAAACCGGGCCACTCCGTTCACACGCGCCTCGACAACCGTGCGGACAAAGCCGCCAGCGACGCCGCACAACCGATCCCGAAGAAACTCGATTCGGACGACTGGGTCGCGCGCCGCGCCTGGATCTCCATCTTCAACATTCAGTACGCGCTCGGTGTGGACGGCATCAGCTTGCCGCTCGTAGTGCTCACGGCGCTCGTGGTGCTACTCGCGATCGTCGCGAGTTGGAACATTCAGGAATCCGTGCGCGGGTACCTCGCGCTGATCCTGCTTTTAGAAACGGGCGTGATCGGAGCGTTTCTCGCGCTCGATTTCTTCCTCTTCTACGTCTCGTATGAACTGATGCTGCTCCCGATGTACGTCCTCATCGGGTTGTGGGGCGGCGGGAACCGCAAGTTCGCGGCACTCAAATTCGTCATCTACACGCTGCTCGGCGGCGTGTGCCTGCTGGTGGCGATGCTCGCGCTCTACTCCGTGAACGCACGCGACTTCGTGGACCAGGCCGAAGTCAAACAGCGTGCCCTCGATTCCCACAAAAAGAACCCGCACGTCGCACTCGACGACGCGGCGAACCAGGTCGAAGTTCACACGTTCGACTTCGTGACGCTGTCGAAGGCCGGGCGCGCGGCGGCGCTCGTTTTGAGCGGTCAAGAGGACCGGCTCGCGGTCAAGACGGCCGTGGTGGAAGAACCAAACAAGGACGACGACCCCAGCAAAGTGAAGCTCTTCGCTCCGGGCGTGGACCGCGACGCGGCGCTCGCCCGACTGAAATCTCAGCCCGTGTGTACGAAGCAGTTCCAGTATTTCGTGTTCGCGCTGCTGTTCCTCGGGTTCGCGGTGAAAGTGCCGATCGTTCCGCTGCACTCGTGGCTGCCGGACGCACACGTCGAAGCCCCGACCCCCGTTAGCATGATCCTTGCCGGTGTGCTCCTGAAACTCGGCGGCTACGGTCTGATCCGCGTGGCGTTCCCGGTGTGCCCGTGGGCCGCGGCCGAACTCGCGTGGTGGGTGGGGTTGGTCGGGGTGGTGAGTATCGTGTACGGCGCGCTCGTCGCGATGGGGCAAACCGACTTCAAGAAGCTGCTCGCGTACTCGTCCGTCAGCCACATGGGGTTCGTGGTACTCGGGCTGGCGAGTTGGGGCAGCGCGACCCGTTCACAGTACTGGCAGTGGGGTGTCGACGGGGCGATGTTCCAAATGGTCGCGCACGGGATCACCGCGTCGGCGCTGTTCTTCATCGTCGGCGTGGTGTACGACCGCGCCCACCACCGCGATCTCAACCGGTTCGGCGGGCTGAAGGAACCGATGCCCCTCTACGCGGGCCTGAGTGCGATCCTGTTCTTCGCCTCAATGGGGCTGCCGGGCCTGTGCGGGTTCGTCGGCGAGTTCTGCGTGTTCATGGGCGCATGGAACTTCTCGCCGGCGCTCGCGGTCCCCGCCGTGGCGAGCGTGATTCTCACCGCGGCCTACCTCCTCTGGACGTGGCAGCGAGTTTACTTCGGAACGAACCCCGCCACAAAAGACTTCCCCGAACTGTCGCCGCGTGAGGCCGTGTGCCTGCTCCCGTTCGCGCTGCTCGCGATCGGGTTGGGGGTTGTCCCGAGCCTGTTACTGTTCAACTGGATGGACCCGAGCGTGGCCGGCTGGATCGAAAACATGGCCCCGCTGAAACCTTAA
- a CDS encoding hydroxypyruvate isomerase family protein, with the protein MHSRRQILKGAVAASALTASTVHTMTHAEESKTKLKGRTNQSVAFWCFNARGEKWNTEKVCAVTKDLGCKSVELIAPEDWGALKKHDLVCAIAPNGMPGAPFMRGFNNEKFHDEIIERTGKTIDACADAKYPNVIAFVGYKWTNPDDPKSAVISTDDALANCVKGLKKLALHAEKKGVTVCLEHLNTRDDSDPMKGHPGYQGDDLDFVATVLKKVGSPRIKLLFDIYHVQVMHGDLLRRIDQTKELIGHVHTAGVPGRGELDDLQEVNFPAVVKKLVDVGYTGYIGHEFIPTRDPLAGLKQAVTLCDV; encoded by the coding sequence ATGCACAGTCGCCGACAGATCCTCAAAGGCGCGGTTGCTGCGTCCGCGCTCACCGCCTCAACGGTCCACACAATGACCCACGCCGAAGAATCGAAGACCAAGCTCAAGGGCCGCACGAACCAATCGGTCGCGTTCTGGTGCTTCAACGCACGCGGCGAGAAGTGGAACACCGAGAAAGTGTGTGCGGTTACGAAAGACCTGGGCTGCAAGTCGGTCGAACTGATCGCGCCGGAAGATTGGGGCGCCCTCAAGAAGCACGACCTCGTGTGCGCGATCGCGCCCAACGGGATGCCCGGCGCGCCGTTCATGCGCGGGTTCAATAACGAGAAGTTCCACGACGAGATCATCGAGCGCACGGGCAAGACCATCGACGCCTGTGCCGACGCCAAGTACCCGAACGTGATCGCGTTCGTGGGCTACAAGTGGACGAACCCGGACGACCCGAAGTCGGCCGTGATCTCCACCGACGACGCGCTCGCCAACTGCGTGAAGGGGCTGAAGAAGCTCGCGCTCCACGCCGAGAAAAAGGGCGTGACGGTGTGCCTCGAGCACCTCAACACGCGCGACGACTCCGACCCGATGAAGGGGCACCCGGGGTACCAGGGCGACGATCTCGATTTCGTCGCGACCGTGCTCAAGAAGGTCGGCAGCCCGCGCATCAAACTGCTTTTTGACATTTACCACGTCCAGGTGATGCACGGCGACCTGCTCCGCCGCATCGACCAGACGAAAGAGCTGATCGGGCACGTTCACACGGCCGGCGTACCGGGCCGCGGTGAACTCGACGACCTCCAGGAAGTGAACTTCCCGGCCGTCGTGAAGAAACTGGTCGACGTGGGGTACACCGGTTACATCGGGCACGAGTTCATCCCGACCCGCGACCCGCTCGCCGGACTGAAACAAGCCGTGACCCTGTGCGACGTGTAA
- a CDS encoding biliverdin-producing heme oxygenase — MITSGRILERLKHDTAAHHAAAEQQLDLDNRLRNSAAYAALLGRLYGFYQPLETALGRVDGYEELGIHFEERSKALNLAKDLAALGQAIGSFPLCPAPRVPSLGDALGRMYVLEGATLGGRIVSRMVEARLGYTAERGGAFFTNYGDRVGAMWTAFRSALVQFATTPETEQQLVAAATDTFERFNSWLASTREVL; from the coding sequence TTGATAACGTCCGGGCGTATACTCGAGCGCCTCAAACACGACACCGCGGCCCATCACGCGGCGGCGGAGCAGCAGCTCGATTTGGACAACCGATTACGGAATTCGGCCGCGTATGCCGCTCTCCTGGGGCGGTTGTACGGCTTCTACCAGCCCCTCGAAACGGCACTCGGTCGCGTAGATGGATACGAGGAATTGGGGATTCACTTTGAGGAGCGCAGCAAGGCGCTGAACCTTGCGAAAGATCTTGCCGCTCTCGGGCAGGCGATCGGTAGCTTTCCGCTTTGCCCCGCGCCGCGTGTTCCGTCCCTCGGCGATGCACTGGGGCGCATGTACGTGCTCGAAGGCGCGACCCTCGGGGGGCGGATCGTTAGCAGGATGGTCGAAGCGCGCCTGGGCTACACCGCGGAACGCGGTGGCGCGTTCTTCACCAACTACGGTGACCGCGTGGGTGCGATGTGGACCGCGTTCCGCTCCGCACTCGTGCAGTTCGCCACCACCCCAGAAACCGAGCAGCAACTCGTTGCCGCTGCGACCGATACCTTCGAGCGCTTCAACTCCTGGTTGGCCTCCACCCGGGAGGTACTATGA
- a CDS encoding ATP-binding protein: MSAADGSADLNLDACDREPIHVPGSIQPHGALVVLSDPELAVLQVSANVADFFQKPVEAALGSSAADLLGADGAPLLREIGSRLPSTGEPLLLRAFRVGDRYLNAVGHRADGGIVLEFEPASEEASLTHGLHPIVAGFIAKVQGAQTVSELAHLVAREVRRVTGFDRALVYRFDPDGTGVVLGEDGTGRLPSYQDHRFPESDIPKQARELYRRNRLRLIPDADYRPAALIPALNPLTNQPLDLSHSTLRSVSPVHVEYMRNMGTIASMSVSVLKDGALWGLISCHHHAARVVPFEVRTTCDLLAQVFALQVAAREHAADYVRRVEIQSVLTRLLAHMARADDFVSGLLDHPDDFLAFVRAAGAAVVSEDRCGLIGRTPPESHVQRLATWLFREQRKEVFHTDALSTVYPPAAEFTAAASGLLAISVSKLHPTAVLWFRPEVIETIRWGGDPRKTVEAGAVPGRLHPRKSFETWSQTVRDRAVPWLVSEVDGATELRNAVVGIVLRKAEEMAALNVELQRSNRELEAFSYSVSHDLRAPLRHIVGFAELLKDVAKDKLARDELRHADTIIESSIYAGKLVDNLLAYSRMGRAALDRSTVDMSALVTEVRADVMSEFPGRRVRWEVAPLPVVEGDLVMLRLAVRNLLANAVKYTKNRDEAAVEIGSTTSADAHTFHVRDNGVGFDMKYRDKLFGVFQRLHRWEDFEGTGIGLANVRRIIERHEGRTWADGEVNRGATFYFTLPIANNHERE; this comes from the coding sequence ATGAGCGCGGCAGACGGTTCAGCAGATTTGAATCTTGATGCGTGTGATCGGGAACCGATCCACGTTCCCGGGAGCATCCAGCCACACGGCGCACTTGTGGTTCTCTCGGACCCGGAACTCGCCGTTCTGCAAGTCAGCGCGAACGTCGCCGACTTCTTCCAGAAACCGGTCGAAGCGGCCCTCGGTTCAAGCGCCGCCGACCTACTGGGCGCGGATGGCGCGCCCCTCTTGCGAGAGATCGGCTCCCGGCTTCCGTCCACCGGCGAACCACTGTTGCTCCGCGCGTTCCGCGTCGGGGATCGGTACCTGAACGCTGTCGGTCACCGGGCCGACGGGGGTATCGTTCTCGAATTTGAACCCGCGTCCGAAGAGGCTTCGCTCACGCACGGGCTGCACCCGATCGTGGCCGGGTTCATCGCGAAGGTTCAGGGCGCGCAGACGGTGAGCGAACTGGCGCATCTTGTGGCCCGCGAGGTGCGCCGGGTCACCGGATTCGACCGCGCGCTCGTGTACCGGTTCGACCCGGACGGCACGGGTGTGGTACTCGGGGAAGACGGCACCGGTCGGCTGCCCTCGTACCAGGATCACCGGTTCCCCGAGTCCGACATCCCAAAGCAGGCCCGTGAGCTGTACCGGCGGAACCGGTTGCGGCTCATCCCGGACGCGGACTACCGTCCGGCCGCGCTCATACCGGCACTCAACCCGCTCACGAACCAGCCACTCGACCTGTCTCACTCTACGCTCCGGAGCGTGTCGCCGGTCCACGTCGAGTACATGCGAAATATGGGGACGATCGCGTCCATGTCCGTATCGGTGCTGAAGGACGGCGCCCTGTGGGGGCTGATCTCGTGTCACCACCACGCGGCGCGGGTCGTGCCGTTCGAGGTGCGCACCACGTGCGACCTGCTCGCGCAGGTGTTCGCTCTCCAGGTGGCCGCGCGCGAGCACGCCGCGGACTACGTGCGCCGCGTCGAGATCCAGTCCGTGCTCACCCGACTGCTCGCGCACATGGCCCGGGCCGACGATTTCGTGTCCGGCCTGCTCGACCACCCGGACGACTTCCTCGCGTTCGTCCGCGCGGCCGGGGCCGCGGTGGTCAGCGAGGACCGGTGCGGCCTGATCGGGCGCACGCCGCCCGAGAGCCACGTCCAGCGCCTCGCGACCTGGCTGTTCCGCGAGCAGCGCAAAGAGGTGTTCCACACCGACGCGCTCTCGACCGTGTACCCGCCGGCCGCCGAGTTCACGGCCGCGGCGAGCGGGCTGCTCGCGATCTCCGTCTCCAAGTTGCACCCGACCGCGGTCCTGTGGTTCCGCCCGGAAGTGATCGAAACGATCCGCTGGGGCGGCGACCCGCGGAAAACGGTCGAAGCGGGAGCCGTACCCGGTCGGCTGCACCCGCGGAAGTCGTTCGAGACGTGGTCCCAGACCGTGCGCGACCGCGCCGTCCCGTGGCTGGTGAGTGAAGTGGACGGGGCCACCGAGTTGCGCAACGCGGTCGTCGGGATCGTGCTCCGCAAGGCCGAGGAGATGGCCGCACTAAATGTCGAGTTGCAGCGCAGCAACCGGGAACTGGAAGCGTTCTCGTACTCCGTCAGCCACGACCTCCGGGCGCCGTTGCGCCACATCGTGGGGTTCGCGGAGCTGCTCAAGGACGTCGCAAAGGACAAGCTCGCACGGGACGAACTGCGCCACGCCGACACCATCATCGAGTCCAGCATCTACGCGGGGAAGTTGGTGGACAACTTGCTCGCGTACTCGCGCATGGGCCGCGCCGCGCTCGACCGCTCGACCGTCGACATGAGCGCGCTCGTGACCGAGGTCCGGGCGGACGTGATGTCCGAGTTCCCGGGGCGCCGGGTGCGCTGGGAGGTCGCGCCGCTCCCGGTGGTGGAGGGCGACCTAGTGATGCTCCGGTTGGCGGTGCGCAACCTGCTCGCCAACGCGGTAAAATACACCAAGAACCGCGACGAGGCCGCGGTCGAGATTGGCTCGACTACCAGCGCGGACGCGCACACGTTCCACGTCCGCGACAACGGCGTCGGGTTCGACATGAAGTACCGCGACAAGCTGTTCGGCGTCTTCCAGCGCCTGCACCGCTGGGAGGACTTCGAGGGTACCGGGATCGGGCTGGCGAACGTGCGCCGGATTATCGAGCGCCACGAAGGGCGGACCTGGGCCGACGGCGAAGTGAACCGCGGCGCGACGTTTTACTTCACGCTCCCGATCGCGAACAATCACGAGAGAGAGTGA
- a CDS encoding response regulator, with the protein MLKPILLVEDNPKDLELTLLALARSNLANEVISVRDGEECLDYLLLRGPYANRPRGNPAVVLLDLKLPKIDGLQVLEEVKKDPTLQGIPVVMLTTSREEQDLLRSYKLGVNAYVVKPVAFKEFMSAIQELGVFWAVLNEPPPGSFKPGRPAPSE; encoded by the coding sequence GTGCTCAAGCCCATTCTACTCGTCGAGGACAACCCAAAAGACCTCGAGCTGACGCTCCTCGCGCTGGCGCGGAGCAACCTGGCCAACGAGGTGATCTCGGTGCGCGACGGAGAGGAGTGCCTCGATTACCTCCTCCTGCGCGGCCCCTACGCGAACCGCCCCCGCGGGAACCCGGCGGTCGTGTTGCTGGACCTGAAGCTCCCGAAAATCGATGGGCTCCAGGTACTCGAAGAGGTGAAAAAAGACCCCACTTTGCAGGGCATCCCGGTGGTGATGTTGACGACCTCACGCGAGGAGCAAGACCTGCTCCGGAGCTACAAGCTCGGCGTCAACGCCTACGTGGTGAAACCGGTTGCGTTCAAAGAATTTATGAGCGCCATCCAGGAACTCGGTGTGTTCTGGGCCGTGCTGAACGAACCGCCCCCGGGCAGCTTCAAGCCCGGGCGCCCGGCCCCGAGCGAGTGA